In Nostoc sp. UHCC 0926, a single genomic region encodes these proteins:
- a CDS encoding XisI protein, whose translation MDTLDNYRQIIQKVLDEYAQLSYAYGELERQLIIDQTANHYLLLTLGWENNLRVHGCLVHIDIINDKIWIQRDGTEYGIANELVNAGIPKNKIVLAFQPADIRQYTEFAVT comes from the coding sequence ATGGATACCTTAGATAATTATCGCCAAATCATTCAAAAAGTATTAGACGAATATGCCCAACTCTCCTACGCTTATGGAGAACTAGAAAGACAACTAATTATTGACCAAACCGCTAACCATTACCTACTACTAACACTAGGGTGGGAAAATAATCTACGGGTACATGGTTGCTTAGTCCATATTGACATTATCAACGACAAAATCTGGATTCAAAGAGACGGTACAGAATACGGTATAGCCAACGAACTTGTTAACGCTGGTATTCCTAAAAATAAAATTGTTCTCGCCTTCCAACCAGCCGATATCAGACAGTATACTGAATTTGCTGTTACTTAA
- a CDS encoding type II toxin-antitoxin system VapC family toxin yields the protein MKLLLDTHIFLWFISGDQKLPINLQNSIRDLNNDVYLSCVSVWEATVKYQLGKLPLPESPEIYLPKQRQQHLISSLNLDEESVAQLLKLPLLHRDPFDRMLICQALQHNLTILTVDPAIRSYSVSVLY from the coding sequence ATGAAACTATTATTAGATACCCATATTTTCTTATGGTTTATTAGTGGTGATCAAAAATTACCAATTAATTTACAAAATAGCATTCGTGATTTAAATAACGATGTATATTTAAGTTGCGTTTCAGTTTGGGAAGCAACTGTTAAATATCAATTAGGTAAATTACCATTACCAGAATCACCTGAAATCTATCTTCCTAAACAGCGTCAGCAGCATTTAATCAGTAGTCTCAACCTAGATGAAGAAAGTGTTGCTCAACTATTAAAATTACCATTATTACATCGCGATCCTTTTGATAGGATGTTGATTTGTCAAGCTTTACAACATAATTTAACAATTTTAACTGTAGACCCGGCAATTCGTTCCTACTCGGTCAGTGTTTTATATTAG
- a CDS encoding NADP-dependent oxidoreductase encodes MIQAIRVHNYGESDVLTLEAIAQPEPQSNEVLIRVQAAAVNPLDWKIRAGYMKEFFPMPLPFTPGMDVAGIVEAIGADVKAFQVGQEVYGELRMGAYAQFATASQDAIALKPKTLDFVEAASVPMVAMTAYQGLFDHADLKPGQTVLIHAASGGVGMFAVQFAKWKGAHVIGTASAANVEFVQSLGADQVIDYNATPFEQVVENVDVVLDTLGGDTQARSYSVVKPGGIMVSTSAPPNAQKAQERGIRAEMMNMKPSTSLLEEIASLLDSGQVKTIVAQTFSLSEARQAQELSQGGHVRGKIVLQINA; translated from the coding sequence ATGATACAAGCAATCCGCGTTCATAACTATGGCGAGTCAGACGTGTTGACGCTAGAAGCGATCGCACAACCCGAACCACAATCAAATGAAGTACTAATTCGAGTTCAGGCTGCCGCAGTCAATCCGCTCGATTGGAAAATCCGGGCAGGCTACATGAAAGAATTTTTTCCAATGCCTTTGCCATTTACGCCTGGAATGGATGTCGCGGGCATTGTGGAAGCGATCGGCGCGGATGTTAAAGCGTTCCAAGTCGGTCAAGAAGTTTATGGCGAACTGAGAATGGGAGCTTATGCCCAGTTCGCGACGGCTTCACAAGATGCGATCGCACTCAAGCCGAAGACGCTCGATTTTGTGGAAGCGGCATCAGTGCCGATGGTAGCAATGACTGCCTATCAAGGGCTGTTTGATCATGCTGATCTCAAACCAGGTCAAACCGTGCTAATTCATGCTGCATCGGGCGGAGTTGGCATGTTCGCAGTGCAATTTGCTAAATGGAAAGGAGCGCACGTTATTGGAACTGCCTCAGCTGCGAATGTAGAATTTGTTCAATCTCTGGGTGCAGATCAAGTGATTGACTACAACGCCACACCCTTTGAACAAGTTGTTGAGAATGTTGATGTAGTTCTAGATACGTTAGGCGGTGACACACAAGCACGTTCTTATTCAGTGGTGAAGCCGGGTGGCATTATGGTTTCAACCTCCGCTCCCCCCAATGCTCAAAAAGCTCAAGAACGAGGTATCCGTGCAGAGATGATGAATATGAAACCCTCGACCTCGCTGCTAGAAGAAATTGCTAGTTTACTTGATTCCGGGCAGGTTAAGACGATTGTTGCTCAGACGTTTTCTTTGTCTGAAGCCCGTCAAGCTCAGGAATTGAGTCAGGGCGGTCATGTCCGGGGCAAAATTGTACTGCAAATCAATGCTTAA
- a CDS encoding bifunctional sterol desaturase/short chain dehydrogenase has translation MLSENLIGIEARLQINWVWLNASLQFATWGLFSLLLAEVLRDSYHALCHQVNWLAKWHNKHHMAYRRDLSIVSPKVYQESQLYHDILESSLLLLVLVVIALIVQQMGLWLGVAYACTFLYGASLRYFQGKIDTDYNHLPGPLETIPSIWWVNRSYHWRHHFDDVNAYYSGVFPLVDKILGTGLSLKGKTIALTGASGALGQALTAELVKNNAKVVALTTNPEKLVEQVGVKVVPWQLGNESELKNSLEKVDILIINHGINVYTSRTPEAINSSYEVNTFSALRLIDVFLTTVTGPQAKATKEIWVNTSEAEVSPALSPLYELSKRSLGDIVTLKRLDGDCVIRKLILGPFKSQLNPYGVMSAQQVARAILFLARRDFRNIIVTINPLTYLLFPLKETSTWLYYRVFSRTAKSEQDLHKQ, from the coding sequence ATGCTATCTGAAAACTTGATTGGAATTGAAGCAAGATTACAAATTAATTGGGTTTGGCTAAATGCCAGCTTACAGTTTGCTACTTGGGGACTTTTTTCACTTTTACTCGCTGAGGTCTTGAGAGACAGCTACCATGCTTTGTGTCACCAAGTCAATTGGCTTGCTAAATGGCACAACAAGCACCACATGGCCTATCGCCGGGATTTATCGATAGTTTCCCCGAAAGTTTATCAAGAATCTCAGCTCTATCACGACATTTTAGAGTCAAGTCTACTGCTGCTGGTATTGGTAGTCATTGCCTTAATTGTCCAGCAAATGGGGTTATGGCTGGGAGTAGCTTATGCTTGCACCTTTTTATATGGCGCGTCCTTGCGATATTTCCAGGGAAAAATTGATACAGACTACAACCACCTACCCGGTCCTTTAGAGACAATTCCATCCATTTGGTGGGTGAATCGCTCTTACCATTGGCGGCATCATTTTGATGATGTCAACGCTTACTACAGTGGTGTCTTTCCCCTAGTGGATAAAATTCTTGGTACAGGACTGTCTCTCAAGGGGAAAACCATCGCTTTAACCGGAGCATCAGGAGCATTGGGGCAAGCATTAACAGCTGAACTTGTAAAGAATAATGCTAAAGTCGTGGCATTAACCACCAATCCAGAAAAATTAGTAGAGCAAGTTGGGGTGAAAGTGGTTCCCTGGCAGTTAGGTAACGAATCGGAACTGAAGAATAGTTTAGAGAAAGTAGATATTTTAATTATCAACCACGGAATCAATGTCTACACCAGCCGCACACCAGAGGCCATCAACTCCTCCTATGAGGTGAATACCTTTTCAGCATTGCGGTTGATAGATGTATTTTTGACAACTGTGACAGGGCCACAAGCAAAAGCAACGAAGGAAATCTGGGTAAATACGTCTGAAGCTGAGGTGTCTCCAGCCCTGAGTCCGCTTTATGAACTCAGCAAGCGATCGCTAGGAGATATTGTTACCCTCAAGCGTTTGGACGGGGATTGTGTAATTCGCAAGTTAATTCTTGGCCCGTTTAAGAGTCAACTGAATCCTTATGGAGTGATGTCTGCACAGCAAGTTGCTCGTGCGATCTTATTTTTGGCACGGCGAGACTTCCGAAATATTATTGTGACAATAAATCCTCTCACCTATCTGCTGTTTCCCTTAAAAGAAACTAGTACATGGCTATACTATCGAGTCTTCAGCCGAACAGCAAAAAGTGAACAGGACTTACACAAACAATAG
- the ahcY gene encoding adenosylhomocysteinase, with product MTATSPRLKHEVKDLGLAALGRQRIEWAGREMPVLRQIRDRFAQEKPFAGLRLVACAHITTETAHLAIALKAGGADALLIASNPLSTQDDVAASLVVDHEIPVFAQKGEDNATYSRHVQIALDHRPNVIIDDGSDVVATLIQERQHQIADLIGTTEETTTGIVRLRAMFKDGVLTFPAVNVNDADTKHFFDNRYGTGQSTLDGIIRATNILLAGKNIVVVGYGWCGKGTALRARGMGGNVIVTEIDPIKAIEAVMDGFRVLPMAEAAKVGDLFVTVTGNKHVIRAEHFDVMKDGAIVCNSGHFDIELDLKYLASQAKEIKEVRPFTEEYKLQSGKSVIVLGQGRLINLAAAEGHPSAVMDMSFANQALAVEYLVKNKGKLEPGLHSIPIDVDKEIARLKLEAIGIKIDTLTPDQIEYTNSWTTGT from the coding sequence ATGACCGCAACTTCTCCCCGATTAAAGCACGAGGTTAAAGACCTCGGCCTAGCTGCCTTGGGAAGACAGCGCATTGAATGGGCTGGACGCGAGATGCCAGTTTTGCGGCAAATCCGCGATCGCTTTGCCCAAGAAAAGCCCTTTGCTGGCTTACGCCTTGTGGCTTGCGCCCACATTACAACAGAAACAGCACATTTGGCGATCGCTCTGAAAGCCGGTGGTGCAGACGCGCTTCTAATTGCTAGCAATCCTTTATCAACGCAAGATGACGTAGCAGCTAGCCTCGTCGTCGATCATGAAATTCCTGTCTTTGCTCAAAAAGGCGAAGATAACGCAACTTATAGCCGCCACGTCCAAATCGCCCTAGATCACCGCCCCAACGTCATTATTGATGACGGTAGCGATGTGGTTGCCACATTAATCCAAGAGCGCCAACACCAAATTGCCGATTTGATTGGCACCACTGAAGAAACCACAACGGGAATTGTGCGCCTCCGGGCCATGTTCAAAGATGGTGTTCTCACCTTCCCCGCAGTGAATGTCAACGATGCCGACACCAAGCACTTCTTTGATAACCGCTATGGTACTGGGCAATCGACCCTAGACGGCATTATCCGCGCCACAAATATTCTGCTGGCTGGTAAAAACATTGTCGTAGTTGGTTACGGCTGGTGTGGTAAAGGTACAGCCCTCCGCGCCCGTGGTATGGGTGGTAACGTGATTGTTACCGAAATTGACCCGATCAAGGCAATTGAAGCCGTAATGGATGGTTTCCGCGTCTTACCAATGGCAGAAGCTGCTAAAGTTGGCGACTTGTTTGTTACAGTTACTGGTAACAAGCACGTAATTCGCGCCGAGCATTTCGATGTGATGAAAGACGGTGCGATCGTTTGTAACTCCGGTCACTTTGATATTGAACTCGACTTGAAATACTTAGCTTCTCAAGCTAAGGAAATCAAGGAAGTGCGTCCTTTCACCGAAGAGTACAAACTGCAAAGTGGTAAATCAGTTATCGTTCTCGGACAAGGACGTTTGATTAACCTGGCTGCTGCGGAAGGACACCCCAGCGCGGTTATGGATATGAGCTTTGCCAACCAGGCTTTAGCTGTTGAATACCTCGTGAAGAATAAAGGTAAGTTAGAACCTGGCTTGCACTCAATTCCCATTGATGTGGATAAAGAAATTGCCCGATTAAAGTTGGAGGCGATTGGAATTAAGATTGATACGCTAACACCAGATCAAATTGAGTACACCAATTCTTGGACTACTGGAACTTGA
- a CDS encoding efflux RND transporter permease subunit: protein MNISELFIRRPIMTTLVMVGILIFGLISYQQLPVSDLPNVDYPTLQVTANLPGASPETMAASVATPLEQQFSSIAGLSSMNSTSSLGSAQITMQFDLNRDIDGAAQDVQSAISKAAKQLPTNMPNPPSYRKVNPADQPVLYISLNSSILPLSTVDKYAETLLAQRLSMVDGVAQVQVYGSQKYAVRIQLDPESLSVKGIGIDEVADAIANGNVNLPTGTLYGQQQNSTIQANGQLNDAASYRSLSVAYQNGAPVQLGELGQVLDSVENDKIASWYFPVKKESKEQGAEEKSSIRLEKFATEGNPPGNFSQNPKSKIQNSGVRAIVLAIQRQPGTNTVQVVDAIKKLLPSFRTQIPAAVNVDILYDRSQSIRESVDDVQFTLLLTIALVVLVIFLFLRNISATLIPSLAVPLSIVATFAVMVLLGFSLDNLSLMALTLSVGFVVDDAVVMLENIVRHMEMGESRMEAALNGSKEIGFTILSMTISLVAVFIPILFMEGILGRLFREFAVTISVAILVSGVISLSLTPMLCSRFLSPPHHEPESEEDEEVGEVGEEIPNPKLKIQNPKSKIQNFNRRLYNFSENVFNVILGGYDWSLKKSLKYHRTTMVISGAILVATVYLFIIVPKGFVPNADVGQITATTQASEDISFDEMVKHQQAIAAIAYRDPNVDSINSSVGAGGPNASANAGRILIELKPRHEGRLSADEVVQELRPKLSAVPGIKVFLQNPPAINVGGQQTKAQYQFTLQTPNIQELYQYAPVLEEKLRSLSDLQDVNSDLQIKNPQVKVNINRDQASALGLTANQIETALSNAYGTRQVSTIYAPDNQYQVIMGVEPKYQQNSNALDLLSVRAPSGELVPLNAVATLTKDVGPLTINHQGQLASVTFSFNLKPGVSLGNVTGKIEQLARQTLPPTISTGFRGSAQAFQSSIQGLGILLLVAIFVIYIVLGILYENFIHPLTILSSLPSAGFGALLTLLLFQVDLNIYAFVGIILLVGIVKKNGIMMVDFAIIARQNGKTPYDAIYEACLVRFRPIMMTTMAALMGTLPIALGLGAGADTRRPLGLAVVGGLVFSQFLTLYLTPVFYTYMESWQTKLKKHNWRKQSI from the coding sequence ATGAACATTTCCGAGCTATTCATCCGGCGTCCAATCATGACAACCCTAGTTATGGTTGGCATTTTGATATTTGGGCTGATCAGTTACCAACAGCTACCCGTTAGCGATCTGCCCAATGTGGATTATCCGACACTTCAGGTAACAGCTAACCTGCCCGGAGCTAGTCCAGAGACGATGGCTGCCTCGGTAGCAACTCCTTTAGAGCAACAGTTTTCTAGCATAGCGGGATTGAGTTCGATGAACTCTACCAGCTCTTTGGGTAGTGCACAGATTACGATGCAATTTGACCTAAATCGGGATATAGACGGGGCAGCACAAGATGTGCAGTCTGCTATTTCCAAGGCAGCGAAGCAGTTGCCCACGAATATGCCTAATCCGCCATCTTACCGAAAGGTAAATCCGGCGGATCAGCCAGTCCTTTACATCTCCCTCAATTCATCTATTCTGCCCCTCTCAACTGTAGACAAATATGCTGAGACATTGCTGGCACAACGCCTGTCAATGGTGGATGGAGTGGCGCAAGTGCAGGTGTACGGCTCCCAAAAGTATGCGGTACGGATTCAGCTTGACCCAGAATCACTGAGTGTTAAGGGAATCGGAATTGATGAAGTGGCTGATGCGATCGCTAACGGAAATGTCAATCTGCCCACCGGAACACTTTACGGTCAGCAACAGAATTCTACAATTCAAGCAAACGGTCAACTCAACGATGCCGCCAGCTATCGCTCCTTAAGTGTGGCTTATCAGAACGGCGCACCAGTGCAGCTAGGAGAATTGGGTCAAGTCCTGGACAGTGTGGAAAATGACAAGATAGCAAGCTGGTATTTTCCTGTCAAGAAGGAGAGTAAGGAGCAAGGAGCAGAGGAAAAATCCTCAATCCGTCTTGAAAAGTTTGCTACGGAGGGAAACCCTCCTGGCAACTTTTCGCAAAATCCAAAATCTAAAATCCAAAATTCCGGCGTCCGGGCGATCGTTCTGGCAATTCAGCGCCAACCCGGAACTAATACCGTTCAAGTAGTGGATGCAATCAAGAAACTGCTACCCAGCTTTCGGACACAAATTCCGGCGGCTGTGAACGTAGATATTCTCTACGATCGCTCCCAGTCAATTCGCGAGTCGGTGGATGATGTACAATTTACGCTGTTGCTCACCATTGCCTTGGTGGTGCTGGTAATCTTTCTGTTTCTCCGCAATATCTCTGCTACACTCATTCCCAGTTTGGCAGTACCGCTTTCGATAGTAGCGACTTTTGCGGTCATGGTGCTACTGGGCTTCTCGCTCGATAACCTATCACTGATGGCGTTAACCCTTTCAGTAGGTTTCGTGGTTGATGATGCCGTAGTCATGCTGGAGAACATTGTCCGCCACATGGAAATGGGCGAAAGCCGGATGGAAGCAGCCCTAAATGGTTCTAAAGAAATTGGTTTCACAATTTTATCTATGACCATTTCCTTAGTAGCAGTATTTATCCCTATACTGTTCATGGAAGGCATTTTGGGACGACTGTTCCGTGAGTTCGCTGTTACTATCAGCGTTGCAATCTTGGTATCTGGCGTAATTTCCCTCAGCTTGACGCCAATGCTGTGTTCCAGATTCTTGAGTCCACCTCATCATGAACCGGAGAGTGAGGAAGATGAGGAAGTAGGGGAAGTAGGGGAAGAAATTCCCAATCCAAAATTAAAAATCCAAAATCCAAAATCCAAAATCCAAAATTTTAACCGTCGTCTCTACAACTTTTCAGAAAACGTTTTTAATGTGATATTAGGCGGATACGATTGGAGTTTGAAGAAATCACTCAAGTATCACCGCACGACGATGGTGATTTCGGGAGCGATTCTTGTAGCAACAGTATATCTATTTATAATTGTGCCTAAAGGGTTTGTTCCCAACGCAGATGTTGGACAAATCACTGCAACTACTCAGGCATCAGAGGATATATCCTTTGATGAGATGGTAAAACATCAACAGGCAATAGCTGCGATCGCTTACCGTGATCCGAATGTCGATTCCATCAACTCCAGCGTCGGGGCTGGTGGACCAAATGCTTCTGCCAATGCTGGAAGAATTTTAATCGAACTCAAGCCCCGCCATGAGGGCCGTCTCAGTGCTGATGAAGTTGTCCAAGAACTCCGACCTAAGTTGTCAGCTGTGCCTGGAATCAAAGTTTTCTTGCAAAATCCACCAGCCATCAATGTCGGTGGACAACAGACAAAAGCGCAGTATCAATTTACTCTGCAAACACCCAATATTCAGGAACTTTACCAGTATGCTCCAGTTTTAGAAGAAAAACTGCGATCGCTCTCAGATTTACAAGATGTCAATAGCGATTTGCAAATCAAAAATCCGCAAGTAAAAGTAAACATCAACCGCGACCAAGCTTCGGCTCTAGGTTTGACCGCCAATCAAATCGAAACTGCCCTGAGTAATGCCTATGGCACTCGCCAAGTTTCCACCATCTACGCCCCCGATAACCAGTACCAAGTAATTATGGGCGTGGAACCAAAATATCAACAAAATTCCAATGCCCTGGATTTACTCTCAGTTCGTGCCCCCAGTGGAGAACTTGTACCTCTCAACGCTGTAGCAACTTTGACCAAAGATGTGGGTCCCTTGACTATCAACCATCAAGGGCAACTTGCTTCTGTCACCTTCTCCTTTAATCTCAAGCCAGGAGTGTCACTCGGTAACGTCACTGGGAAGATTGAGCAACTTGCTCGTCAAACACTGCCACCAACTATTAGTACAGGCTTCCGAGGTTCAGCGCAGGCATTCCAGTCATCAATTCAGGGCTTAGGAATATTACTGCTGGTTGCCATCTTCGTGATTTATATCGTGTTGGGGATTCTCTACGAGAACTTTATTCACCCCCTGACTATCCTTTCTAGCTTGCCCTCCGCTGGATTTGGGGCACTGCTGACCCTGTTGTTGTTTCAAGTTGACTTGAATATTTACGCCTTCGTGGGCATTATCCTACTGGTTGGCATTGTGAAGAAAAACGGCATCATGATGGTTGACTTTGCGATTATTGCCCGTCAAAACGGCAAAACCCCCTATGATGCTATCTATGAAGCCTGCTTGGTGAGGTTCCGCCCAATTATGATGACGACAATGGCAGCACTCATGGGGACTCTACCAATTGCCCTCGGTTTGGGAGCCGGAGCAGATACACGCCGTCCCCTTGGTTTAGCAGTAGTTGGGGGGTTAGTGTTCTCGCAGTTTCTCACACTTTATTTGACGCCCGTTTTCTACACCTACATGGAGTCCTGGCAAACAAAGCTCAAAAAACACAACTGGCGCAAACAGTCAATTTAA
- a CDS encoding Uma2 family endonuclease, translating to MTQALRKLVTFDEFVAQYPDNPQRRYELHDGVIVEMAQPTGDHEEVIGFLATKITLEYSRLNLPYFIPKTVFVKPLENESAYSPDVLILNQPNLVNELLWKKASTVSLAASIPLVVEVVSTNWRDDYHKKYADYVRVASRREEMGILEYWIVDYAALGGREFIGKPKQPTILVCCLEEGEYLINKFRGNDRIQSPTFPELNLTAEQIFCAGVIS from the coding sequence ATGACTCAAGCTTTACGCAAACTAGTTACATTCGATGAATTTGTTGCTCAATACCCAGACAACCCACAACGACGTTATGAACTGCATGATGGAGTAATTGTTGAGATGGCACAACCAACAGGCGACCATGAAGAGGTTATAGGATTTTTAGCCACAAAAATCACTTTAGAATATAGTCGTTTAAATCTTCCTTATTTCATCCCAAAAACAGTATTCGTCAAACCACTTGAAAACGAATCAGCTTATTCACCAGATGTCCTGATACTAAATCAGCCTAATTTAGTAAACGAACTTCTATGGAAAAAAGCATCTACTGTAAGCCTTGCTGCATCTATTCCTTTAGTAGTAGAAGTAGTGAGTACCAATTGGCGTGATGATTACCACAAAAAATACGCTGACTATGTTCGCGTAGCGTCTCGAAGAGAGGAAATGGGAATTCTTGAATACTGGATTGTGGACTATGCCGCATTGGGTGGTAGGGAATTCATTGGCAAGCCAAAACAACCTACTATCTTGGTTTGCTGTTTGGAGGAAGGTGAGTATCTAATTAATAAATTTCGAGGTAATGACCGTATTCAATCACCAACTTTCCCAGAGTTGAATTTAACCGCAGAACAAATTTTTTGCGCTGGTGTGATCAGCTAA
- a CDS encoding type II toxin-antitoxin system Phd/YefM family antitoxin, whose protein sequence is MLTVTIDEIQQNLTSYLQQVVAGESIIIMQAGKPIAEIKPVSATSQPIRPYGLCAGEFIVPDDFDSPLPEEILNSFEGK, encoded by the coding sequence ATGTTAACCGTAACAATTGATGAAATCCAGCAGAACTTAACTAGCTATCTTCAACAAGTAGTAGCAGGAGAAAGTATTATTATCATGCAAGCAGGTAAACCTATTGCAGAAATTAAACCAGTTTCAGCCACCTCTCAACCAATTAGACCTTATGGCTTATGTGCTGGGGAGTTCATTGTTCCAGATGATTTTGATAGTCCCTTACCTGAAGAGATTTTGAATAGTTTTGAAGGGAAATGA
- a CDS encoding XisH family protein, which translates to MSAKDIFHNAVRLALEKDNWFITHDPLSITVDGIEFRIDLGAERLLAAEKEGQKIAVEVKSFLGKSEVSEFHTALGQTLNYRSVLRKKESERILYLAIGYEIYKEFFLIPFIQEVITEHKLKLLIFEPIKQEIVLWKE; encoded by the coding sequence ATGTCAGCGAAAGATATCTTTCACAATGCAGTTCGTTTAGCTTTAGAAAAAGATAATTGGTTTATTACTCATGATCCTTTATCTATTACAGTAGATGGTATCGAATTTCGTATTGATTTAGGAGCAGAAAGACTTTTAGCAGCAGAAAAGGAGGGGCAAAAGATAGCGGTCGAGGTCAAATCTTTTCTAGGTAAATCAGAGGTAAGTGAATTTCATACAGCGTTAGGACAAACACTTAATTACCGTTCTGTTTTAAGAAAAAAAGAATCTGAACGCATTTTATATTTAGCAATTGGTTATGAAATATATAAAGAATTTTTTCTGATTCCGTTTATTCAAGAAGTAATTACTGAACATAAATTAAAGTTGCTGATATTTGAACCTATTAAACAGGAGATTGTTTTATGGAAGGAATGA
- a CDS encoding fatty acid desaturase, producing the protein MSNNAIIQSELLEPKVDNEQKLYQIITIQELSLLNHRSNSKGLVQLAFHLTVMGLSGYLWATNFGNWSVAIPALVIYGFSLASMFAPMHECVHRTAFANNRFNDAVAWFSGLLSFYNSTFFRRYHKWHHRYTRVPDKDPELTDPKPSNLGKYLLIISGLP; encoded by the coding sequence ATGTCTAATAACGCAATTATTCAATCTGAATTATTGGAACCCAAAGTTGATAATGAGCAAAAACTCTACCAAATTATCACTATACAGGAATTAAGTCTTCTAAACCATCGCTCCAACTCCAAAGGACTAGTTCAACTGGCTTTTCATCTCACTGTTATGGGTTTGAGTGGCTACTTATGGGCAACGAATTTTGGCAATTGGTCGGTGGCTATACCAGCACTGGTAATCTACGGCTTCAGTCTAGCTTCGATGTTTGCACCAATGCACGAATGTGTTCACAGAACAGCTTTCGCTAACAATCGTTTCAATGATGCTGTAGCTTGGTTTTCCGGCTTGCTCTCATTTTACAACAGCACGTTTTTTCGTCGTTATCATAAGTGGCATCATCGCTACACTCGCGTTCCTGACAAAGATCCGGAATTGACCGATCCCAAACCGAGCAACCTGGGTAAATACTTGTTGATAATTAGTGGTTTACCGTAG
- a CDS encoding XisI protein: MEGMNYSELVQTVLGRHTENHLSEGTEKELIFDCKRNRYLVVHVGWENEERAYGCVVHVDIKDGKIWIQRDLTEEGIANELVELGVPKTDIVLGFRSPYVRQFTGFASV, from the coding sequence ATGGAAGGAATGAATTACTCAGAATTAGTGCAAACAGTTTTAGGAAGACATACAGAAAATCATTTATCTGAAGGAACAGAAAAAGAGTTAATTTTTGATTGTAAAAGAAATCGCTATCTTGTAGTTCATGTGGGATGGGAAAATGAAGAACGCGCTTATGGTTGTGTTGTTCATGTAGATATTAAAGATGGAAAAATTTGGATTCAGCGCGATTTGACTGAGGAAGGAATAGCTAATGAATTAGTAGAGTTAGGAGTACCGAAAACAGATATTGTTTTGGGTTTTAGATCACCTTATGTCCGGCAGTTTACTGGTTTTGCATCTGTTTAG
- a CDS encoding fatty acid desaturase has protein sequence MAVGQPWFFLYWLLPLLVGQPILRFILLAEHTGCTLDANLLTNTRTTLTLWPARFFMWNMPFHAEHHLYASIPFHALPKAHQQLSKHFTYIESGYLKVNWDIVAK, from the coding sequence ATTGCAGTTGGTCAGCCTTGGTTTTTCCTCTATTGGCTGCTACCACTCCTTGTAGGTCAGCCGATTCTGCGGTTTATTCTGTTAGCAGAACATACAGGTTGCACTCTTGACGCAAATCTGCTCACGAATACACGTACAACGCTGACCCTCTGGCCGGCGCGATTTTTCATGTGGAATATGCCATTTCATGCAGAGCATCATTTGTACGCATCAATTCCGTTCCACGCCCTACCAAAAGCACATCAGCAGTTGAGCAAACACTTTACCTACATTGAATCTGGCTATCTGAAAGTCAACTGGGATATTGTGGCTAAATAG